CGATTTAGATAACATCAGTTCGGCATCTACGGTAAGTTATTCTGAAAGCCATGCGTTGGTGCGCAGAATAGGTTTTTACCTGCAAACCAACATCGATTATAAAAAATTCCTGATACTTTCTCTTACCGGCAGGTATGATGGAAGTTCGGTACTTTCAACATCCAATAATTTTTATCCTTACGGATCGGCAGCAGCCAGCTTTATATTTTCGGAATTTTTCTCCAAAGATTTCCAGGATGTGATGAACCTGGGTAAATTCAGGGTTTCGTATGCAACAGTTGGTGGCAGTAACGTAGGTGCTTATTCACTTACTACACCTTACTATAGCCAAACCATCCGCAATATTACCTTCCCTTACCAGGGCCAGTCTGGATTCTTGCTAAGTTCGACATTGGGTAACCCTTTCCTGAAAAACGAAAGGATAAACGAGTTTGAAGCAGGTTTCGAAACAGGCTTTTTTAACAACAGGATAAGCCTGGAAGCATCATATTTTGCTAAGAAGACCGTAGACGGTATTATTCCAGGCGTAAGTATAGCCCCTTCTACCGGTTATAGCGGTACAACGGTAAATACCGGTGTAATGCAAAACAAGGGGATTGAATTGTTGCTTACTGTGGTGCCCGTTAAAACCAGGGACTTTAACTGGTCGGTAACCATGAACTTTACCCGTACCCGTAATAAGGTGTTAAACCTTTATGGCGATTTGCAACAACTGGGCAACGGTTTTACCTCACTTATTGTAGGTCAGCCTTATGGTATTATATACGGCACACGCTATGCACGTAATGCACAGGGTAAATTATTGATTGATGCCGGTGGCCTGCCTTATGCCGACGATACACAGGGTATAATTGGTAACACCAATCCTGATTGGACCGGCGGTTTCAGCAGTAATCTGCGTTATAAACAATTTAACCTGAGCTTCTTTTTTGATGTGAAAAAAGGCGGCGATATTCAGAACAATGTTGATGGCTACGGATACTTTTATGGTACGCCCAAAGTTACCGAAAACCGCGGCCCGAGAGTGGTTGACGGTATAAGCGCTGTAACAGGCCAGCCAAATACTATCTCTGTTAACGGCCAGGCATATTACCAGCGTATAAACGGCATCACCGAATCGGTAATACAGGATGGTACCTATATTAAATTGAGGAATGTGAGTGTAGGCTATACTGTAAAACCGTTGTGGTTAAAAAGCACACCTTTTAAAACGCTTAATTTTAGTGTAACCGGTCGTAACCTGTGGATTTATGCGCCGCACTTTACCGGCGGCGATCCGGAAGTAAGCTCATTTGGCGCGTCAAACGGTGCACAGGGTATTTATTCCTTCTCTACCCCAACTTCCCGTTCAATCGACTTTAGCTTAAAATTCACACTTTAATCCATTTATCAAACAAAAAAGTATCATGAAAAAAATATCAATGATTTTAATATCATGTATCCTGATAAGTGCTTCGGGGTGTAAAAAATATATCGATGTAAATCAAAACCCCAATCAGCCCATTGACGTGGCCGAGGCCCAGATCCTGGCGCCGGTTGAACTGGATATATCATCAAGCCTGTATGCGGGTAACGTGGCCGTAATTGTACAGGAATACATGCAGGTTGCTGCCCTTAACCAGGTAGCACCCAATGCAGGCACGTACCTAATGTATAACTCGGATATGGATGGCGACTGGGGCAACCTGTATGTAACCTGCCTGAATAACCTGGTAACGCTAAATCAGAAAGCTACGGCCGATGGTAAATCAAATTATGCAGGTATAGCTAAAATATTAACAGCATATTGCCTGGGTACCGGAACTGATTTGTGGGGAGATATGCCTTATTCGCAGGCCTTTAAAGGAAGCGCTGAGTTTACGCCCGTATATGATGCCCAAAAAGATATCTATACCCAGATACAAAGTTTATTGGACGCCGGTATTGCCGATATTGCCAAAAACGGTACGGTAAAACCTGGCGGCGACGACTTTTTTTACGCCGGCGATATGAGTAAATGGACAAAATTGGCCTACACTTTAAAAGCGCGTTATTATATGCACCTAACTAAAGCGCCGGGTTACACCGCCTCAACGCAGGCTCAGCTGGCACTTACAGCTTTGGAAAAAGGCATGCAATCAAACGATGATGACTTTAAAATGGCTTATACAGGCGCGGCTGGTGGCGAAAATCCATGGCAGCAAAACTTTATATCGGCCAGTACGGTTGTTTTGGGTAGTACTTTTGTTAATGGTTTTTCAACCCGTAGCGATCCACGCTTAAGTGCTATGGTAGCTCCGGCTACAGCAACGGGCCTTTACACCGGGCTGGGACAGGGCCTAAATACAATTGGCCAGTTGGAAGACTACTCACGTCCCGGCGACTTTTATGGCGCCACCGGAGCCACCAATTACATTGTAAATTATTCGGAAGCATTGTTTTTAAAGGCCGAGGCTACACTGATAACATCGGGCTATACAAGCGCGGCGC
The genomic region above belongs to Mucilaginibacter sp. KACC 22773 and contains:
- a CDS encoding SusD/RagB family nutrient-binding outer membrane lipoprotein; translation: MKKISMILISCILISASGCKKYIDVNQNPNQPIDVAEAQILAPVELDISSSLYAGNVAVIVQEYMQVAALNQVAPNAGTYLMYNSDMDGDWGNLYVTCLNNLVTLNQKATADGKSNYAGIAKILTAYCLGTGTDLWGDMPYSQAFKGSAEFTPVYDAQKDIYTQIQSLLDAGIADIAKNGTVKPGGDDFFYAGDMSKWTKLAYTLKARYYMHLTKAPGYTASTQAQLALTALEKGMQSNDDDFKMAYTGAAGGENPWQQNFISASTVVLGSTFVNGFSTRSDPRLSAMVAPATATGLYTGLGQGLNTIGQLEDYSRPGDFYGATGATNYIVNYSEALFLKAEATLITSGYTSAAPVYQSAVLSHMTKLGVSTDKANAYLASRTLTASNAEQLIIEEKGIANFLSLENFTDYRRTGYPVLPAVPNALSAIPRRVLYPQAEITSNPQPQQTAKLTDRVWWDVK